The following are from one region of the Stanieria cyanosphaera PCC 7437 genome:
- a CDS encoding phage integrase N-terminal SAM-like domain-containing protein has translation MSGREIEEFLTHLAVEENVAASTQNQALNAILFLYKEVLKQELDLQVDAVRAKRSKYLPTVLTKEEVLSIINNLSGVYQLVVKLLYGTGLRQTECLQLRVKDLDFAQKQLIVRSNF, from the coding sequence ATGAGTGGAAGAGAAATTGAAGAATTTCTCACTCACTTAGCCGTAGAGGAAAATGTAGCTGCATCTACTCAGAATCAGGCATTAAATGCGATTTTATTTTTGTATAAGGAAGTTCTCAAGCAAGAATTAGATTTACAAGTTGACGCAGTACGAGCTAAGAGAAGTAAATATCTGCCAACTGTCTTAACGAAAGAGGAAGTTCTATCTATTATCAATAATTTATCGGGCGTTTATCAACTTGTGGTTAAATTGCTTTATGGTACTGGATTGCGACAAACTGAATGTCTACAATTACGAGTCAAAGATCTTGATTTTGCTCAAAAACAACTTATTGTTAGAAGCAATTTTTAA
- a CDS encoding DUF3181 family protein: MANTTEAIETLAAEIGENIYIDVAKWHLYLADAHLHTVVAERVFTLIENDQLSENAVLDILKAIPVKLGGGKTEVPLLDLLPMQSQVHLLDLLEEFQRKM; this comes from the coding sequence ATGGCTAATACAACCGAAGCAATTGAAACTTTAGCTGCCGAAATTGGCGAAAATATCTACATTGATGTGGCTAAATGGCATCTTTATCTAGCTGATGCTCATTTACATACTGTAGTAGCAGAACGGGTTTTTACTTTAATTGAAAACGATCAACTGAGTGAAAATGCCGTTTTGGATATTCTCAAAGCTATTCCTGTCAAACTAGGTGGTGGTAAAACAGAAGTTCCTTTACTCGATCTTTTACCAATGCAATCCCAGGTACATTTGTTAGATTTGTTAGAAGAATTTCAACGAAAAATGTAA
- the moaC gene encoding cyclic pyranopterin monophosphate synthase MoaC, whose product MQETSQNQQLSHLNESGEAQMVDVSGKQPTRRQAVAAGKIKMSSATFAAIEVGNTPKGDVLGTAKLAGIMAAKQTANLIPLCHPLPLHQIEVQIIPDQELPGYQILATVTTKAETGVEMEALTAVSVAALTLYDMAKALEKGMVIESISLVSKTGGKSGDYLAIPKPR is encoded by the coding sequence ATGCAAGAAACATCTCAAAATCAACAGCTTTCCCATCTGAACGAAAGTGGAGAGGCTCAAATGGTCGACGTTTCAGGCAAACAACCTACTCGTCGTCAAGCAGTAGCAGCAGGGAAGATCAAAATGTCTTCAGCAACTTTTGCAGCAATTGAAGTAGGCAATACACCCAAAGGAGATGTTTTAGGTACAGCCAAACTAGCAGGGATTATGGCAGCTAAACAAACAGCCAATTTAATTCCTTTGTGTCATCCTCTCCCTTTACATCAGATTGAAGTACAAATTATTCCCGATCAAGAATTACCTGGTTATCAGATTCTTGCTACAGTGACTACTAAAGCAGAAACAGGTGTGGAAATGGAAGCCTTGACTGCGGTTTCGGTAGCAGCCTTAACTCTTTATGATATGGCAAAAGCTTTGGAAAAAGGCATGGTTATAGAATCAATTAGTCTTGTCAGTAAAACAGGAGGAAAATCAGGAGACTATCTTGCGATCCCAAAGCCTAGATAA
- a CDS encoding 2TM domain-containing protein, which yields MPPRWPRKPDRKDPAYRKLDDRMNFAVHVAVYAAINSGLWFVHNFKHTTWSWLTWVSCVWLAILLLHLIYLTAIADYSVETNG from the coding sequence ATGCCTCCTCGTTGGCCTAGAAAACCAGACCGTAAAGACCCTGCTTATCGAAAATTAGATGACCGCATGAATTTTGCTGTTCATGTTGCTGTTTATGCTGCGATTAATTCCGGTTTATGGTTTGTCCATAATTTTAAACATACTACTTGGTCTTGGCTAACTTGGGTAAGTTGTGTCTGGTTAGCAATCTTATTACTTCACTTAATTTATCTTACAGCGATTGCAGACTATTCAGTGGAAACAAATGGCTAA
- a CDS encoding response regulator: protein MSHSAILCVDDEVAILETLKEQLVRCFGKCYCYEIAESVEEAWEIIELLQEEGTQIVVIVSDWLMPGIKGDEFLIQVHQRFPQLVSILLTGQADQNAIARAKQEANLYACLYKPWTEEELLTVILSGLGLEKS from the coding sequence ATGTCTCATTCTGCTATTCTCTGTGTAGATGATGAAGTTGCAATACTAGAAACACTTAAAGAACAACTTGTTCGTTGCTTTGGGAAATGCTATTGCTATGAAATTGCAGAAAGTGTTGAAGAAGCATGGGAAATAATTGAACTATTACAAGAAGAAGGAACACAAATTGTAGTGATTGTCTCAGATTGGTTGATGCCTGGGATTAAAGGTGATGAGTTTTTGATCCAAGTTCATCAACGTTTTCCTCAACTTGTAAGTATTTTGTTGACTGGACAAGCCGATCAAAATGCGATCGCTCGTGCCAAACAAGAGGCTAATCTATATGCTTGTCTGTATAAACCTTGGACAGAAGAAGAATTATTAACAGTAATTCTATCAGGGTTAGGTTTAGAAAAAAGTTAG
- a CDS encoding nitrate reductase associated protein, which produces MNKSLQHMTNNQFFQFEADFVESLRCIPMQVRIKLDTCGVKLKLSHWHQFDQQERQALVSLPCSTETEAQKYREFLQNLVQEKSGAPAGELPLDPHPAWLDQTSIPQDLQTKLAESNLNITIEQWSKLTPVQRFALIKLSRPSHENKNFLPALKEFQLI; this is translated from the coding sequence ATGAACAAAAGCTTACAACACATGACTAACAACCAATTTTTCCAATTTGAAGCAGACTTTGTTGAATCTTTGCGTTGTATTCCTATGCAAGTCAGGATAAAACTAGATACCTGCGGAGTCAAACTCAAACTCTCTCATTGGCATCAATTCGATCAACAAGAACGTCAAGCATTAGTTTCTTTGCCTTGTTCAACTGAAACAGAAGCTCAAAAATATCGCGAATTTTTACAAAATCTAGTTCAAGAAAAAAGTGGCGCACCAGCAGGGGAATTACCCCTCGATCCTCATCCTGCTTGGTTAGATCAAACTTCAATTCCTCAAGATTTGCAAACAAAACTAGCAGAATCTAATTTAAACATAACTATTGAACAATGGTCTAAACTCACTCCTGTACAACGTTTTGCTTTGATTAAATTGAGTCGTCCCAGTCATGAAAATAAAAACTTTTTACCAGCATTGAAAGAATTTCAATTAATCTAA
- a CDS encoding septum formation initiator family protein, producing MASLPINIKQDKSTCQELKINSTSNRQLQSQTTLQPEQRVYLYGDTQFSGTLIRPVERTYPPRWSVELDRGGYDCPIINDITPLIQYQIESNTEEIPFCDSPEPTRTELEREIIALKKENARLRQENEQLTEELNKAKNIIRRARDISPIVRQSFKRVIRLAHQACMDVQRTVGGWLLKMGDKARKFRRLVDIWDVLSQDNWYLDEIFPPDKLIPLDQIQPPRPRKKPIPAEKLTLPILRSEEVIRRREMGLPKLTVRDEFCSVID from the coding sequence ATGGCGAGCTTACCCATAAATATAAAACAAGATAAATCCACTTGCCAAGAACTAAAGATAAATTCAACCTCAAACAGACAACTACAGAGCCAAACAACCTTACAACCAGAACAACGAGTCTATCTCTACGGAGACACCCAATTTAGTGGAACACTTATTCGTCCAGTAGAGCGCACCTATCCACCTAGATGGTCGGTAGAATTAGATCGAGGTGGCTACGATTGCCCTATCATCAACGATATTACTCCCCTGATACAGTATCAAATTGAATCAAATACAGAAGAAATACCTTTTTGCGATTCACCCGAACCAACTAGAACCGAACTAGAAAGAGAAATCATCGCCCTGAAAAAAGAAAACGCTCGACTCAGACAAGAAAACGAGCAACTTACAGAAGAATTAAACAAAGCCAAAAACATCATTCGTCGTGCCAGAGATATATCTCCTATCGTGCGTCAATCATTCAAAAGAGTTATCAGACTTGCCCATCAAGCTTGCATGGATGTACAGCGTACTGTCGGAGGCTGGCTCTTAAAAATGGGTGACAAAGCGCGTAAATTCCGCCGTTTAGTCGATATTTGGGATGTTTTATCCCAAGACAATTGGTATCTAGATGAGATATTTCCACCAGATAAACTAATACCTCTAGATCAAATTCAACCACCTCGCCCCAGAAAAAAACCAATTCCAGCAGAAAAACTAACCCTGCCGATTCTACGTTCTGAAGAAGTAATCAGGAGGCGTGAAATGGGTTTGCCGAAACTGACAGTTCGAGATGAATTTTGTTCGGTAATAGATTGA
- a CDS encoding GAF domain-containing protein yields the protein MQHILDQNQPFSIQDIDSFICLLESHKLEQQKALTKIITRIQESLELENLIQVTVTEVRQLLQVDRVAVFRFEPDGIWNNGKFIAEDVDPQWNSLLEQQVQGQCFVEQYAINDQNRKIQAIADVDNSNLKECYLNLLNQFQIRANLVVPLLQCKSLWGLLCLHQCSGIRAWTDSEIEFVQQIAEHLEIAIQHNKMLMQAKWQAKQQKTQTRVIAHLRESLNLDEIFKATVTEVRQLLDVDRVAVFRFQPESDWNDGEFIAEDVDRQWNSVLAKSLKLTSFGQQEIIDFQRGKIQAVTDVNHTQSKDCHLENLQQLQIRANLIVPLLQGKLLWGLLCIHQCSGIRAWTEPEIEFVQQIAQQLEVALQQSDYIEQMKLQSAQLANAEKQKWVAERQQIIVTTINKICQSLDLKIIFQTATEEVRQLFKADRVAIYRFNSDWSGNFVAESMTEGWTPLVGTLPKIRDTHLQETQGGRYAHNETFAVDDIYQVGHAQCHLELLKQFEAKAYAIAPIFQGEKLWGLLAAYQNSSPRHWEEDEISLLRQIGWQLGVALQQAEYLQRVQEKASERQRALATTIEKIRRSLDIDTIFKTTTQEVRQLLQVERVAIYRFHSDWSGEFVADSIADDWTSLTQAQIQENRLIPESKNDQYPRNETFVPILQGEKLWGLLMAYQAFQPRYWQQEEVNLLAQVGVQLGIALQQAELLQQTQQQAQELALALKNLQQSQIQLIQGEKLAGLGQLIAGIAHEINTPLGTIKTAVGNMTRGINEALEQLPYFCQWLNSNEQCQFFALIEQAIKQPTLVTGRQKRTLKQSMVKRLELYQLKDPVWVADRLIDINIYGDEIEPFISLLKQDNSEFILQLAYNLARLPNNSRAIKTAVERVTKIVAALKNYARYDNSNQQYQVQIIEGLENALELFHNKLKQNIEVIRDYQPIPPIWCFPDELIQVWTNLIHNAIQAIKKQGILTISTFEEANGIKVRITDSGTGIAPEIQAKIFDPFFTTKPIGEGNGLGLYICKKIIDKHQGQIEIDTQPGQTIFTVWLPFQITE from the coding sequence ATGCAACATATTCTTGACCAAAATCAACCTTTTTCTATACAAGACATCGATAGTTTCATTTGTCTTTTAGAGTCGCATAAACTTGAGCAGCAAAAAGCTTTGACAAAAATAATTACCAGGATTCAAGAATCTCTGGAGTTAGAAAATTTAATTCAAGTTACGGTAACAGAGGTTAGACAATTACTCCAAGTTGATCGAGTAGCAGTGTTTCGATTTGAACCTGATGGTATTTGGAATAATGGAAAATTTATAGCAGAAGATGTTGACCCGCAATGGAACTCTCTTTTGGAACAACAAGTCCAAGGTCAATGTTTTGTAGAGCAGTATGCCATTAATGATCAGAATAGAAAAATACAAGCGATCGCAGATGTTGACAATTCTAATCTCAAAGAATGCTATCTTAACCTACTCAACCAATTTCAAATTCGTGCTAATTTAGTTGTGCCTTTGCTGCAATGTAAATCGTTGTGGGGTTTATTATGTCTTCATCAGTGTAGTGGCATTCGAGCTTGGACAGACTCTGAAATTGAATTTGTTCAACAAATTGCCGAACATTTAGAAATTGCCATACAACACAATAAAATGTTGATGCAAGCCAAATGGCAAGCAAAGCAGCAAAAAACGCAGACAAGGGTGATTGCTCACCTTCGAGAATCTCTCAATTTAGATGAAATTTTTAAGGCTACCGTAACAGAGGTTAGGCAATTATTGGATGTTGATCGAGTGGCGGTGTTTCGCTTTCAACCCGAGAGTGACTGGAATGATGGTGAATTCATCGCCGAAGACGTAGATCGGCAATGGAATTCAGTGTTAGCTAAATCGTTAAAACTTACCAGTTTTGGACAACAGGAGATTATTGATTTCCAAAGAGGCAAAATTCAAGCTGTGACAGATGTTAATCATACTCAATCAAAAGATTGTCACCTTGAGAACTTACAGCAGTTACAAATTCGAGCTAATTTGATTGTACCCTTGCTTCAAGGTAAATTGTTATGGGGTTTACTCTGTATTCATCAGTGTAGTGGCATTCGAGCTTGGACAGAGCCTGAAATTGAATTTGTTCAACAGATTGCCCAACAGTTGGAAGTGGCTCTACAACAATCAGATTATATAGAGCAAATGAAACTTCAATCCGCTCAACTGGCGAATGCAGAAAAACAAAAATGGGTCGCCGAACGCCAACAAATCATTGTCACTACGATTAATAAAATATGTCAATCTCTAGATCTTAAAATCATTTTTCAGACCGCAACTGAGGAAGTTCGACAATTATTTAAAGCCGACAGAGTGGCTATTTATCGCTTTAACTCTGACTGGAGCGGTAACTTTGTCGCAGAATCGATGACAGAAGGTTGGACACCATTAGTAGGAACTTTGCCTAAAATCCGTGATACTCATTTGCAAGAAACTCAAGGTGGTAGGTATGCTCACAATGAAACTTTTGCCGTCGATGATATTTATCAAGTAGGTCATGCTCAATGTCACCTGGAGTTATTGAAACAATTTGAAGCCAAAGCTTACGCGATCGCTCCGATCTTTCAAGGCGAAAAGCTTTGGGGATTATTAGCTGCCTATCAAAACTCTTCTCCTCGTCATTGGGAAGAAGATGAAATTTCTTTGCTACGTCAGATTGGTTGGCAACTTGGTGTTGCTCTTCAACAAGCGGAATATCTTCAACGAGTACAAGAAAAAGCTAGTGAACGTCAGAGAGCTTTAGCAACTACTATTGAGAAAATTCGTCGTTCTCTAGATATCGATACCATCTTTAAAACCACAACTCAAGAAGTCCGTCAACTTCTACAAGTAGAACGGGTAGCTATTTACCGCTTTCACTCTGACTGGAGTGGTGAGTTTGTTGCCGACTCAATCGCTGATGATTGGACATCATTGACTCAAGCGCAAATTCAAGAAAATCGTTTAATTCCAGAAAGTAAAAACGATCAATATCCTCGTAACGAAACCTTTGTACCAATCTTGCAAGGAGAAAAACTTTGGGGACTGCTCATGGCCTATCAGGCTTTCCAGCCACGTTATTGGCAACAAGAAGAAGTCAATCTACTAGCCCAAGTAGGCGTACAGTTAGGCATTGCACTTCAACAAGCAGAACTATTACAGCAAACTCAGCAACAAGCACAAGAATTAGCCTTAGCCCTCAAGAATTTACAACAATCCCAAATCCAACTTATTCAAGGCGAGAAGTTGGCTGGTTTAGGACAGTTAATTGCTGGAATTGCTCATGAAATTAATACTCCTTTGGGTACGATTAAAACAGCAGTGGGAAATATGACTAGAGGCATCAATGAAGCTTTGGAACAACTGCCTTATTTTTGCCAATGGCTTAATTCTAATGAACAATGTCAGTTTTTTGCTTTAATTGAGCAAGCAATTAAACAACCAACTTTAGTAACTGGTCGTCAAAAACGAACCCTCAAACAATCAATGGTGAAACGGTTGGAGTTATACCAACTCAAAGATCCTGTTTGGGTTGCTGATCGATTGATTGATATAAATATTTATGGTGATGAGATTGAACCTTTTATATCCCTACTCAAACAAGATAATAGTGAGTTTATTTTACAACTTGCTTATAATCTAGCTCGTTTACCCAATAACAGTCGTGCGATCAAAACGGCCGTAGAAAGAGTTACGAAAATAGTAGCTGCACTCAAAAACTATGCCCGTTACGACAATAGTAATCAACAGTATCAAGTTCAGATCATCGAAGGCTTAGAAAATGCTTTAGAACTCTTTCACAATAAGCTTAAACAAAATATTGAAGTTATTCGCGATTATCAACCCATTCCTCCTATTTGGTGTTTTCCTGATGAATTAATTCAAGTTTGGACAAATTTAATTCACAATGCTATTCAAGCTATCAAAAAACAAGGAATTTTAACCATTTCCACTTTTGAAGAAGCCAATGGCATCAAAGTCCGAATTACTGACTCTGGAACTGGCATTGCACCAGAAATTCAAGCCAAAATTTTCGATCCCTTTTTTACAACTAAACCTATTGGCGAAGGAAATGGTCTTGGTTTATACATTTGCAAAAAAATTATTGATAAGCATCAAGGACAAATTGAAATTGACACTCAACCAGGACAAACGATATTTACAGTGTGGTTACCGTTTCAGATTACTGAATAA
- the serS gene encoding serine--tRNA ligase encodes MLDLKQIRENSDQIQELLNRRSAGEYDLQPILQLDQQQRELETNRSQLSARSNEIGKLIGQKIRGGSDPNGAEINSLKEEGNELKIKLAELEPQEKDLKAQIETLLFQLPNLPSESTPIGKNETENVEIRRWGDEYIPNNPDILPHWEIGERLGILEFTRSVKVAQSRFVNLIGAGAALERALINFMLDRQIEAGYTEVMPPILVNSDSLTGTGQLPKFAEESFKCQEDDLWLIPTAEVPVTNLYRGEIIEASQLPIYHCAYTPCFRREAGSYGKDTRGLIRLHQFNKVELVKIVHPETSEAEHQALVNNAEAILQALKLPYRVIELCTGDLGFGAAKCYDIEVWLPSGETYREISSCSNFKDFQARRANIRFKEAGKKGTQFVHTLNGSGLAVGRTMAAVLENYQQADGTIAVPEVLQPYLKREVL; translated from the coding sequence GTGCTAGACCTCAAACAAATCAGAGAAAATTCAGACCAAATCCAAGAATTACTTAATCGTCGTAGTGCAGGAGAATACGACCTCCAACCTATTTTACAATTAGACCAACAACAGAGGGAATTAGAAACTAATCGCAGTCAACTCAGTGCTAGAAGTAACGAAATTGGTAAGTTGATTGGACAAAAAATTCGAGGTGGTAGCGATCCCAATGGTGCAGAGATTAATAGCTTAAAAGAAGAAGGAAACGAGCTTAAAATTAAACTAGCCGAATTAGAACCTCAAGAAAAAGATTTAAAAGCCCAAATAGAAACTCTTTTATTCCAATTACCCAATTTACCGAGTGAATCTACCCCGATTGGTAAAAATGAAACAGAAAATGTCGAAATTCGACGCTGGGGCGATGAATATATCCCTAATAATCCCGATATCTTGCCTCATTGGGAAATTGGCGAACGATTAGGTATTTTAGAATTTACTCGTTCGGTTAAAGTTGCTCAAAGTCGCTTTGTTAATTTAATCGGTGCTGGTGCAGCTTTGGAAAGGGCTTTAATTAACTTTATGTTAGACCGCCAAATTGAAGCTGGTTACACTGAAGTAATGCCCCCCATTTTAGTTAATAGCGATTCTTTAACTGGTACGGGACAGTTACCTAAATTTGCCGAAGAAAGTTTTAAATGTCAAGAGGATGACCTTTGGTTAATTCCTACTGCCGAAGTACCTGTAACGAATTTGTATCGTGGCGAAATTATTGAAGCCTCTCAATTACCAATTTATCACTGTGCTTATACTCCCTGTTTTCGTCGCGAAGCTGGCAGTTATGGCAAGGATACTAGAGGTTTGATTCGATTACATCAGTTCAATAAGGTAGAGTTGGTTAAAATTGTTCATCCTGAGACTTCAGAAGCAGAACATCAAGCTTTGGTTAACAATGCCGAAGCAATTTTACAAGCTTTAAAGTTACCCTATCGCGTGATTGAATTGTGTACGGGAGATTTGGGTTTTGGTGCAGCCAAATGTTATGACATCGAAGTGTGGTTACCTTCAGGAGAAACTTATCGGGAAATTTCTAGCTGTTCCAATTTTAAGGATTTTCAAGCCAGAAGAGCAAATATTCGTTTTAAAGAAGCTGGTAAGAAGGGAACACAATTTGTCCACACTCTCAATGGTTCGGGTTTAGCTGTAGGGAGAACAATGGCTGCTGTTTTAGAAAATTATCAACAAGCAGATGGCACAATTGCAGTTCCTGAAGTTTTACAACCTTATCTAAAACGAGAAGTGCTTTAA
- a CDS encoding TROVE domain-containing protein gives MNYRFFTNKSQNTPQNQPIPGREAEMIQGRSGGYMFDAGIWQMLRRCLLIGTAQSTYYADKKELTQDFIGVIKQAVAEDPHRVAEEILYASDGRSINNSAPILALVLLSMGETPAAKKAFLEIFPQVVRTGNHFYEWLNYTKSIRGFGKVIREAGTAWLSREDVRALAYQLLKYQQRHGFQHRDALRLFHVKPPTVDHDRLFKWAVSGWEGLPEYNPDDTLTQIWWYEWLKRHPEQTHEAITQGRLTHEMCAPVGKMDQAAWQLLFNEMPIGAMLRNLGSLTQLDVLRADSRENLDRLEAVLNNKNHLRRGRIHPIDVLKALKTYKSGGKVGRSQKTWTPVPRIVDILEKALELAFDVVEPTNKVFLHAVDISGSMSCGVVGSVGLTCCEIAATMALVTAKAEKNYEIRGFSTKFIDLGISRRDSFSSALKKASNNNFGATDASVAYDWAIKNRFKADVICFWTDNESWAGRKHPSVALKEYREKVNPNVKAVYVTLTPYQISLVDPKDKNSWDLAGFDPGVPRLIQMLANGEL, from the coding sequence ATGAATTACCGCTTTTTTACTAATAAATCCCAAAATACACCTCAAAATCAACCAATTCCAGGACGAGAAGCAGAAATGATCCAAGGACGTTCTGGTGGTTATATGTTTGATGCTGGGATCTGGCAGATGTTACGCCGTTGTCTGTTGATTGGTACGGCACAAAGTACCTATTATGCAGATAAAAAAGAATTAACTCAAGACTTTATTGGAGTTATTAAACAGGCAGTAGCGGAAGATCCTCATCGAGTTGCTGAAGAAATTCTCTATGCTTCTGATGGACGTTCAATTAATAACAGCGCGCCTATCTTAGCTTTAGTATTGCTATCGATGGGAGAAACACCCGCAGCCAAAAAAGCTTTCTTAGAAATCTTTCCTCAAGTAGTACGTACTGGTAACCATTTCTATGAATGGTTGAACTATACTAAGTCGATCCGAGGTTTTGGTAAGGTAATTCGGGAAGCTGGTACAGCTTGGTTATCTAGAGAAGATGTCAGAGCTTTAGCCTATCAATTACTAAAATACCAACAACGTCATGGCTTCCAACACCGAGATGCCTTGAGACTATTTCATGTTAAACCACCTACAGTAGATCACGATCGCTTGTTTAAATGGGCGGTTAGTGGTTGGGAAGGATTACCAGAATATAATCCCGATGATACTTTAACTCAAATCTGGTGGTATGAATGGTTGAAACGTCATCCCGAACAAACCCATGAAGCTATTACTCAAGGTAGACTTACTCATGAAATGTGTGCGCCTGTGGGCAAGATGGATCAAGCTGCATGGCAGTTGTTGTTTAACGAAATGCCTATCGGTGCAATGCTGCGAAATTTAGGTTCTCTAACTCAGTTAGATGTGTTGCGTGCTGATAGTCGGGAGAATTTAGACCGCCTTGAAGCAGTTTTAAATAATAAAAACCATCTGCGTCGCGGACGTATTCATCCTATCGATGTCCTCAAAGCCTTAAAAACTTACAAATCTGGGGGAAAAGTAGGACGTAGCCAAAAAACTTGGACTCCTGTACCTCGGATTGTGGATATCTTAGAAAAAGCTTTGGAATTGGCTTTTGATGTAGTCGAACCTACGAATAAAGTCTTTCTCCATGCTGTTGATATTTCTGGTTCGATGTCTTGCGGTGTAGTTGGTTCAGTTGGTTTAACCTGCTGCGAAATTGCTGCTACTATGGCATTGGTTACGGCAAAAGCAGAGAAAAACTATGAGATACGTGGTTTTTCTACTAAATTTATTGATCTAGGGATTTCTCGACGAGATTCTTTTAGTTCTGCTCTTAAAAAAGCGAGTAACAATAATTTTGGGGCGACAGATGCTTCGGTTGCCTATGATTGGGCGATTAAAAATAGATTCAAAGCAGATGTGATTTGTTTTTGGACAGACAATGAAAGTTGGGCAGGAAGAAAACATCCTTCTGTAGCGTTGAAGGAGTATCGCGAGAAAGTAAATCCTAATGTCAAGGCAGTTTACGTAACCCTTACTCCTTATCAAATCAGTTTAGTAGACCCCAAAGACAAAAATTCTTGGGATTTGGCTGGTTTCGATCCTGGTGTTCCTCGTTTAATTCAAATGTTGGCAAATGGTGAATTGTAA
- a CDS encoding (2Fe-2S) ferredoxin domain-containing protein: protein MNQPVNGKKKLIICLGRACRKYHSQSVWDAFKSNLDCEVELIPISCLGQCGNGPMILVEPEQIWYWQVSPDEVPLIIKQHLQEQHPIKEMLYPKFHKAHTSHF, encoded by the coding sequence ATGAATCAACCAGTAAATGGTAAGAAAAAATTAATCATCTGCTTGGGTCGCGCTTGTCGAAAATATCATTCCCAATCAGTTTGGGATGCTTTTAAATCTAATTTGGATTGCGAAGTAGAATTAATTCCAATTAGTTGTTTAGGACAATGTGGCAACGGCCCAATGATCTTAGTTGAACCTGAACAAATTTGGTATTGGCAAGTTAGTCCTGATGAAGTTCCTTTAATTATTAAGCAGCATTTACAAGAACAACATCCAATCAAAGAGATGCTTTATCCAAAATTTCACAAAGCTCATACCAGCCACTTCTAG